A genomic window from Glycine soja cultivar W05 chromosome 10, ASM419377v2, whole genome shotgun sequence includes:
- the LOC114372358 gene encoding probable leucine-rich repeat receptor-like protein kinase At5g49770 encodes MDQQHKVIPLLLLLFQVLLVASQTDSQDYSGLNSLTESWSNKPQNWVGPDPCGSGWDGIRCSNSKITQLRLPGLNLAGQLSSAIQSLSELDTLDLSYNTGLTGTIPQEIGNLKKLKSLSLVGCGFSGPIPDSIGSLKQLTFLALNSNRFSGTIPRSLGNLSNIDWLDLAENQLEGTIPVSDDQGRPGLDLLLKAQHFHMGSNKLTGTIPEELFNSSMHLKHLLFDHNQLEGGIPVSLSTVSTLEVVRFDKNALTGGVPANLSKLGNLSEIYLSHNNLNGFLPDFTGMNSLTYVDLSDNDLNASNIPSWVTTLPGLTTVILGQNLLGGTLNLSGYSNSLQLINLEDNEITELDPQNNLPNFELRLANNPLCRESGASEKSYCKVPVPNPSFYSTPPNNCSPSSCGSDQVSSPNCNCAFPYSGLLISRALSFSNFSNVSYYRELEQSLMDTFRNQSIPVDSVSLSNPFRNTTSDNFELTLDVFPSQTDRFNTTGVLTIAFLLSNQIYKPPEFFSPYFFKGASYEYYGGEPKGSKSSSHVGVIVGAVVAVVVFVVLAFFAGRYALRQKTRARRSSELNPFANWEQNTNSGTAPQLKGARWFSFDDLRKYSTNFSETNTIGSGGYGKVYQGTLPSGELVAIKRAAKESMQGAVEFKTEIELLSRVHHKNLVGLVGFCFEKGEQMLVYEHIPNGTLMDSLSGKSGIWMDWIRRLKVALGAARGLAYLHELADPPIIHRDIKSSNILLDHHLNAKVADFGLSKLLVDSERGHVTTQVKGTMGYLDPEYYMTQQLTEKSDVYSYGVLMLELATARRPIEQGKYIVREVLRVMDTSKDLYNLHSILDPTIMKATRPKGLEKFVMLAMRCVKEYAAERPTMAEVVKEIESIIELVGLNPNSESATTSETYEEANAGNAQHPYREEDFSYSGIFPSTRVEPQ; translated from the exons ATGGACCAACAACATAAAGTGATTCCTCTGCTGCTGCTTCTTTTCCAAGTTCTGCTTGTAGCATCTCAGACAGATAGTCAAGATT ATTCTGGCCTAAATTCTCTTACGGAATCCTGGAGTAACAAGCCACAAAATTGGGTGGGTCCAGATCCTTGTGGCAGTGGATGGGATGGAATTCGTTGCAGCAATTCAAAAATTACccaatt GAGACTACCAGGCTTGAATTTGGCAGGACAACTGTCTTCGGCAATTCAGTCTTTATCCGAACTAGATACTTT GGATCTTTCTTACAACACAGGCTTGACAGGAACAATTCCACAAGAAATTGGGAACTTGAAAAAGCTAAAATCCCT ATCATTGGTTGGTTGTGGTTTCTCTGGTCCTATTCCGGATTCAATAGGGTCTTTAAAGCAGCTGACATTTCT AGCACTTAATTCTAATAGGTTCAGTGGAACTATACCACGCTCTCTTGGCAATCTATCAAATATTGATTGGCTTGATCTTGCTGAAAACCAGCTTGAAGGGACTATTCCTGTCTCTGATGACCAAGGAAGACCAGGCCTTGACCTTCTCCTTAAGGCACAACACTT TCATATGGGGAGCAATAAGCTCACTGGTACAATACCAGAAGAACTCTTTAACTCCAGTATGCATCTAAAACACCT GCTTTTCGACCACAATCAACTAGAGGGTGGTATTCCTGTCTCCCTTAGTACTGTGAGCACATTGGAAGTAGT GCGCTTTGATAAGAATGCATTAACTGGGGGAGTGCCTGCAAACTTAAGCAAACTCGGAAATCTAAGTGAGAT CTATTTATCTCACAATAACCTGAATGGATTTCTGCCCGATTTTACTGGAATGAATAGTCTCACCTATGT GGACCTGAGTGACAATGATTTGAATGCTTCTAATATTCCTTCATGGGTTACAACTCTGCCAGGACTGACAACGGT GATACTTGGGCAGAACCTGCTCGGTGGCACATTAAATCTTAGTGGCTACAGCAACAGTCTGCAACTCATTAATTTGGAGGATAATGAAATAACAGAACTTGATCCACAAAACAACCTACCAAATTTTGAGCTAAG ACTAGCTAACAATCCACTTTGTCGTGAAAGTGGAGCTTCTGAAAAGAGTTACTGCAAAGTTCCAGTACCCAATCCTTCATTTTATTCAACACCACCAAACAATTGTTCACCTTCATCTTGCGGTTCAGATCAGGTTTCAAGTCCAAATTGTAATTGTGCATTTCCCTATTCTGGACTTCTCATTTCAAGAGCTCTTAGTTTCTCAAACTTTAGCAATGTAAGTTACTATCGGGAGCTTGAGCAGTCTCTGATGGATACTTTTCGCAACCAAAGCATTCCAGTGGATTCAGTTTCTCTTAGTAACCCCTTCAGGAATACTACTTCTGATAATTTTGAATTGACTCTTGATGTCTTCCCTTCGCAAACCGATCGTTTCAACACAACTGGAGTTTTAACTATTGCTTTTCTGTTAAGCAATCAAATTTACAAACCCCCAGAGTTCTTCTCCCCTTACTTCTTCAAGGGTGCTAGTTATGAATACTATGGAG GAGAACCAAAAGGATCAAAGTCATCATCACATGTAGGGGTTATAGTTGGTGCAGTAGTTGCTGTTGTGGTCTTTGTTGTACTGGCATTCTTTGCAGGGAGGTATGCCCTTCGCCAGAAAACAAGAGCAAGAAGATCTTCAGAGTTGAACCCTTTTG CAAATTGGGAACAGAATACGAATAGTGGCACTGCTCCTCAGTTGAAAGGAGCGCGATGGTTTTCTTTTGATGACCTAAGGAAATACAGCACCAACTTCTCAGAAACCAATACTATTGGATCTGGAGGCTATGGAaag GTTTATCAAGGAACTCTTCCCTCTGGGGAGTTGGTCGCCATCAAACGGGCTGCAAAAGAGTCTATGCAGGGTGCCGTTGAGTTTAAAACCGAGATCGAACTTCTATCAAGGGTCCATCATAAGAATCTCGTTGGTCTTGTTGGTTTCTGTTTTGAGAAGGGTGAACAAATGCTGGTGTATGAGCACATTCCAAATGGCACTTTGATGGATAGTCTCTCGG GAAAGTCTGGAATCTGGATGGATTGGATAAGGAGGCTTAAAGTAGCATTAGGTGCAGCCAGGGGTCTGGCCTATCTTCATGAACTTGCTGACCCACCTATCATACACAGGGACATCAAGTCAAGCAATATCCTACTTGATCATCACCTCAATGCAAAAGTTGCAGATTTTGGTCTCTCTAAACTTCTTGTTGATAGTGAAAGGGGCCATGTCACTACTCAAGTGAAAGGGACAATG GGATACTTGGATCCTGAATATTACATGACCCAGCAGTTGACTGAAAAGAGTGATGTATATAGCTATGGAGTGCTAATGCTGGAACTAGCAACAGCAAGAAGGCCAATAGAGCAAGGAAAGTATATTGTAAGAGAGGTACTGAGGGTAATGGACACATCAAAAGATTTATACAACCTTCATTCCATTCTAGATCCAACCATAATGAAAGCAACAAGACCAAAAGGTTTAGAGAAGTTTGTGATGTTGGCAATGAGGTGTGTCAAAGAATATGCAGCAGAGAGGCCTACAATGGCTGAGGTTGTAAAAGAGATCGAGAGCATAATTGAGCTAGTTGGATTGAACCCCAATTCTGAATCAGCTACAACATCAGAAACTTACGAGGAAGCAAATGCAGGAAATGCTCAACATCCTTACAGGGAAGAAGATTTTAGCTATAGTGGAATTTTTCCATCAACAAGGGTAGAACCCCAATAG
- the LOC114369360 gene encoding 28 kDa heat- and acid-stable phosphoprotein-like, producing MGRGKFKSKPTGRRQFSTPEDMLAGTSNRPRTFRQKEAEHEEEPEEVSGDESGEESEEETSKKKGTQGVIEIENPNLVKPKSLKARDVDVGKTTELSRREREEIEKQRAHERYMRLQEQGKTEQAKKDLERLALIRQQREDAAKKREEEKAAKEQKKAEARK from the exons ATGGGAAGAGGAAAATTCAAGAGCAAGCCCACCGGTCGCCGCCAGTTCTCCACCCCGGAAGATATGC TTGCTGGAACCTCTAACCGTCCTCGAACTTTTAGACAG AAAGAAGCTGAGCATGAAGAGGAGCCTGAGGAAGTATCTGGGGATGAATCTGGAGAAGAATCAGAAGAGGAAACTTCT aagaaaaaaggaacacaaggagttattgagattgaaaATCCTAACTTGGTAAAGCCAAAGAGCTTGAAAGCTAGAGATGTTGAT GTTGGAAAAACAACAGAACTTTCAAGGCGTGAAAG AGAGGAGATAGAGAAACAGAGAGCCCATGAGCGCTATATGAGGCTGCAAGAGCAAGGAAAAACAGAACAAGCAAAGAAGGATTTAG AACGTTTAGCTCTTATACGTCAGCAAAGGGAAGATGCTGCTAAAAAGCGAGAAGAAGAGAAAGCTG CGAAAGAGCAGAAGAAGGCTGAGGCGCGCAAGTGA
- the LOC114369854 gene encoding interaptin-like — protein MEVLYRKLYDKYTRLKSNKLSDLDHLNEEQELKFRNFSSAAEELIEHLMTEKEELLGQVHHLRSELASLRAAKDNQVVDYQRLLMEETRKNEALSEEVEKLLKLRQEGTSHDLNYNSKIMTLDDQFKANYSSSVRMTRKRTRQNALEKEARLISFENDQANSVERESTENTCKETASGKLLEGCTKANDQPGIDVQESGRRNWLIQVLFEYALGMKLSTDYQTEGICLSAVHQSSGYSFSLSWISKSPDEEAELLYHVLSLGTFERVAPEWMREDIMFSPSMCPIFFERVYRVIKLNH, from the exons ATGGAGGTTCTGTACAGGAAGCTCTATGACAAGTACACCAGACTAAag TCTAACAAACTTTCTGATTTGGATCACCTCAACGAAGAACAAGAACTCAAATTCAGAAACTTCTCGTCCG CTGCGGAAGAGTTGATAGAGCACTTGATGACCGAAAAGGAAGAGCTTCTTGGACAAGTTCATCACTTGAGAAGCGAGCTCGCTTCCCTTAG GGCTGCCAAAGACAACCAGGTTGTTGATTATCAGAGGCTTTTGATGGAGGAAACCCGCAAAA ATGAAGCTCTTTCTGAAGAAGTTGAGAAATTGCTGAAGCTTCGCCAGGAAGGAACATCTCATGATTTAAATTATAACAGTAAGATCATGACCTTAGATGATCAGTTTAAGGCTAACTACAGCTCATCTGTAAGAATGACAAGAAAACGTACAAGGCAGAATGCTTTGGAGAAAGAAGCAAGGCTtatatcttttgaaaatgatcaaGCTAATTCTGTGGAGAGAGAGTCAACTGAAAACACTTGCAAGGAGACCGCTTCTGGTAAG CTGCTGGAGGGCTGTACCAAGGCTAATGATCAACCAG GCATTGATGTACAGGAAAGTGGTCGTCGTAACTGGCTTATTCAAGTTCTTTTTGAGTATGCACTGGGCATGAAATTATCCACTGACTATCAAACTGAAGGAATTTGCCTTTCTGCAGTGCATCAATCAAGCG GTTACTCCTTCAGTTTATCGTGGATTAGCAAATCCCCTGATGAGGAAGCAGAACTGCTGTACCATGTTTTATCTCTAGGTACATTTGAAAGAGTGGCCCCAGAATGGATGAGGGAGGACATCATGTTCAGCCCTAGCATGTGCCCCATATTCTTTGAAAGGGTATATCGTGTTATCAAGTTGAACCACTAA